One genomic region from Sphaerochaeta sp. encodes:
- a CDS encoding sugar ABC transporter permease yields the protein MKKPVTLSSRVARAGTLMVLPSLCIIAVFVLYPIADSFWMSLHNWNILKNTKSFLGLSNYMQAFHDERFLNALKNTVVYTITYVPILVVSSLLIAVFLNYGFSGAGFFKSLFFLPSITSMAIIAIVFRFLLDGDIGWFSLFLQRLGFRSMDILRTPSTAMIAVVLVGVWRWMGFNMVILLSGLNSVPESLYEAAEMDGAGKVRQFFSISLPLIVPILGFTLITNIISSFQAFDQIYVMTKGGPMFSTEVLVYYIYYRGFNVFDMGYASAMAFILFCIILVFTLLQLRGFGKKETEGGIA from the coding sequence ATGAAAAAACCTGTAACGTTGTCATCTCGCGTCGCCCGAGCGGGGACCCTGATGGTTTTGCCATCATTATGTATCATTGCGGTGTTTGTGTTGTATCCGATTGCAGACTCTTTCTGGATGAGTCTGCATAATTGGAATATTTTGAAAAACACGAAATCTTTTCTTGGGCTGTCAAACTATATGCAAGCGTTTCATGACGAGCGTTTTCTCAATGCATTGAAGAATACTGTGGTTTATACCATCACCTATGTTCCGATTCTGGTTGTTTCCTCCTTACTGATTGCTGTGTTTTTGAACTATGGGTTTTCTGGTGCAGGTTTTTTTAAAAGTCTGTTTTTCCTTCCATCCATCACCAGTATGGCTATCATTGCCATTGTGTTTCGTTTTCTTTTGGATGGAGATATAGGATGGTTTTCTCTGTTTCTCCAGCGACTGGGATTCCGGTCAATGGATATTTTACGGACTCCCAGTACAGCGATGATTGCTGTCGTACTTGTTGGTGTCTGGAGATGGATGGGATTTAACATGGTAATCCTTTTGTCCGGATTGAACTCCGTTCCGGAAAGTCTCTATGAAGCAGCGGAAATGGATGGCGCAGGAAAAGTCAGACAGTTTTTCTCCATCTCATTACCTTTAATTGTTCCTATTTTGGGGTTCACGCTGATTACCAATATTATCAGCTCCTTTCAGGCGTTTGATCAAATTTATGTAATGACGAAAGGCGGTCCGATGTTTAGTACGGAAGTTCTTGTCTACTATATCTACTATCGAGGATTCAATGTATTTGATATGGGCTACGCCTCTGCCATGGCGTTCATTTTGTTCTGCATCATTTTAGTGTTCACGTTGTTGCAGTTACGGGGCTTTGGGAAAAAGGAAACAGAGGGAGGAATTGCATAA